One Triticum dicoccoides isolate Atlit2015 ecotype Zavitan chromosome 3B, WEW_v2.0, whole genome shotgun sequence genomic window, tgtgGCGGCGGTTGTTTCGGGTGGCTCTCGGTGGTTTTGGGAATTATGGGAATTTATAGgcttggaattaggtcaaacgaaGCTGCGTGGGGGCCATAAGCTCAGGGGGCGTGTTGTGTGAGCTTGTGGCTCTCCCGTAGATCTTCTCGCCTCCTTCCcaagcttctagggtcccttctgatttagaaaaaatctccgtaaagttttatcatgtttggactttgtttggtattgattttctgaaaaacaaaaaacatgcagaaaacaggaactgacactatgCACTGAGTTAATAGGGTAGTtcccaaaaatgacataaaattgcatataaagtatctaagattgataatataacagcatgaaacagtcaaaaattatagatatggtgTAGATGTATCACACACGCACAATCCGCCACGCACGATGGCAACTCCGCATCAATGAGGCAGAGCGCGGCCACCCTGATCGAGGAGATCGCAATGGAGGCGGACGCAGGGGCACCAACGAGGAGTACCGTTCGGTTCGATCGTCGACCTGACCTCCACGGACGACATCGACAGCCAGGTGATGGTCTCCAACGGGGAGTACAACGTGCAACACAGACATGCGTACTTCCAGTGAAGAGTAGACTAGGGCCGGTTTTACTTTTCTAAGTAAAAAAACTCAATATCAATGAAAATGTAGTGTCCATTTTTATTTGATGCATCAGGTTGGATGACTAGCTCCTGTAAAGTTGTTGGCGAACACATCCAGACGTGTCTGTTTGAGGTGCAACTTTGAAGTTGGTTGTATATTCACATGCATTTCTAACCATTTTTTGCAACTAATCAGGTTATCTGGAACTATGCATGAGTTAAGCTTAGCTAAAAATTAAAATACTACTCAAATCTTTTTTTTCGAAAATAATACTACTCAATTCAATGATGACCCTCTATGGATTCGTCTTCGTCTGTAGAGggatttttttttgcggggaagctGCTGAAAATGCTCTCTGCACCACAGATAAACTGACGCAACAATGTGTACCTTGGAACCAAACCGGATAGGGGCAATTTAACACTTAACTAGAAAATGATAAATCGTTTAAACTGATCGGATTTActtggatctcgtcgttgttcgtctacgttcgcgtgtctccggattggatctttctgatctacgttattcttcatctgtggcggttgctgttctggtgcgctggtcctacggggccttagcacgacgactttccgactgtctactacaacaagttgtgcccaactccggcgatggaggggcgatgacggcggcgcgccttcggctcgcttcagtgttgGTAGTcgccgctaggtggtctatggatctggatgtaatttttattatttctggtattcgttgtactgccatgattgaagatgaatagatcggaaatttTCTAAGAAAAAAAAGGCCACTTGTCGCTCGAGTTCTACCATTCATCCATCATGAAGACAGCATCTGGAGCTAATATGGCGACCAGTCGCGCGCCTATCTCGTCCGAGCGCGCGTGAACAGGCGAGCTCCGGGGTTCCAGCAGGCCGATATGCTCCCGCATCTTGGAGCAGTCGCGCGGCAGAACGATATGCGCGTGAGCACGTCTCCGGCTTCCTCGGGCGAGCTGGGAAACGGCGAGCCGCGCATTGGAATTGTTTCGCTTCGCCTGCCGGATGGAATGTGGCTTCTTCTACCGTCGGCTTAGGTGCTGGCGGCGCCGGATTGTTTACCAGGTCTAGGTGGATGGAGATTGGAAGATTCCTGTTGTTTATATAAATTCTATGAGCAACTCCGGTTCAGATGCAGATTGTTCAGTTCCCAATGCCCAAACAACATCAACAATTCTGAACATATGATTAAGCAGAGAGAAAGGTAAACAGAGCTTTTTCATCCATATAATAACTTAGAGAACACTTGATACATCCATTGCACATACTACAAACTACAGCACGGCTAGATCATGACACGATGAGAAGCAGGAGCGAGAGGGCGTCTACGCGCGCTCCCCGCGGATGCGGCGGGCAAGctggatgtccttgggcatgatgGTGACGCGCTTGGCGTGGATGGCGCAGAGGTTGGTGTCCTCGAAGAGCCCCACGAGGTAGGCCTCGGCGGCCTCCTGCAGGGCGGAGATGGCGGAGCTCTGGAAGCGGAGGTCGGTCTTGAAGTCCTGCGCGATCTCCCGGACGAGGCGCTGGAAGGGGAGCTTGCGGATGAGCAGCTCGGTGCTCTTCTGGTACTTGCGGATCTCGCGGAGCGCGACGGTGCCGGGGCGGAAGCGGTGGGGCTTCTTCACGCCGCCCGTCGCCGGCGTCGACTTGCGCGCCGCCTTGGTCGCCAGTTGCTTCCGCGGGGCCTTGCCGCCGGTCGACTTGCGCGCGGTCTGCTTCGTGCGGGCCATTTGCGGATCTGGGTCGAGGGAAGGCTGGGGAATTTGCTGCATTCCGGTGAGAGTTGTTTGGCGCGGTGGTTTGAGGATCTGTGGAGGGGTTCGCCGGGGTTAAGTAGGGGCGCGGATTTGGCCGGCGGGCGCGCGCGTACCATGAAATTTTGGGGATTTTGGGAAGCCTCAGCGCGCCACGGCACCGGAGGAACGCGGGCCTGGGTCAGCCGCTGGATTAGGGAA contains:
- the LOC119281447 gene encoding histone H3.2-like; its protein translation is MARTKQTARKSTGGKAPRKQLATKAARKSTPATGGVKKPHRFRPGTVALREIRKYQKSTELLIRKLPFQRLVREIAQDFKTDLRFQSSAISALQEAAEAYLVGLFEDTNLCAIHAKRVTIMPKDIQLARRIRGERA